gtgcatggctaacttgtacatatacaactagcaactagcttagcatgctacaaaaggttaataataccttttattaaccatattaaccatttttttttttgtaggactagcgtcagtgcatgactaacttgtacgtatacaactagcaactaacttagcatgctacaaaaggttaataataccttttattaaccagttaataataccttttattaaccaaaggttaataataccttatATTAAccagtgtaaataaaaattaaaagaaagaaatgttatgttatgttatattatgttttaatttttagtgtaaataaaaattaaaagaaagaaatgttaacttattaaaaacttaagagataagagaaaagtttatgtattattcaatgtatatttttgaaataacattgaatatcataaaattttgacttaataaattgttataaattatttgtatgtttttaattaaaagaagatattaattctttgtaaataaaaactcatttataactgttaataggtttattaaaagatgcagtaaaatttaacttcaattaaatattatgcatcataagaaaacagtatatatatatataataaaaacgaatatatatatataaacgtatacttagttatacatgctctttattaatttgtttgtttaatactctagcaaagtcattaaacgggcaattaataaatcagtgtCCTATTATATTACAATTTTCACATTTTTTCTTACAATGCATACATTCTTTCTTAAGATGACCTATTTTTCTACAACAGTAACATTTAATAAttgctttatttttattaataaatgtgTCTCTATTATTCCTACTATCTATGTTACTGTTTTGTTAATTGCCttcttaatgactttgctagaatattaaacaaacaaattaataaagagcatgtataaataaatatacatatacttatttttttttatatatataatgattccttatgatgcatattatttaatttgaattaaaatttactgcatcttttaataggCATGTTAAACTGTTATAAAAGAGTTtctatttacaaagaatcagtttattcttttaattaaaaacatacatacaATTCATAACAATTAACAAAAGTCAAAACTATAATTTCTTCgatgttattttttaaaaatataaattgaatatttgattaataaaatatgttattaaccttttgtagtacactaagctagtttactactcgtgtacgtacaagttagccatgcactgacgctagttaataataaaaaaaaaaaaaaaaaatataaagttatttttttttttttgcctgtttattttatttatatgtatttttgtaattaaaaaaaaaaaattaaaattattttttttttttggggttGTTGGTTGATATTTGTtcgaattaaaaagagaattaattcTTGTTACTTATAAAAACATAAGATATAAAACgaataatgtttatgttatattcaatgtatatttttttgaaataacattgaataaattcaagttttgacttttgttaattgttataatttgtttgtatgtttttaattaaaagaagatactagttctttgtaaataaaaacttatttataacaattaatagatgtattaaaagatgcagtaaaatttaaattccgattaaatattattcatcataagaaaacattatatatatataataaaaactaatatatatatataaatgtatatttagttatacatgctctttattaatttgtttgtttaatactttaGAAAAGTCATTAAgagggcaattaataaatcaacatACTAAACTGTTATAAagaagtttttatttacaaagaataagtatattcttttaattaaaaacatacatacaatttataacaattaacaaAAGTAAAAACTCTAATTtgttcaatgttatttcaaaatatacttgaatataacataaatattatactttttcatcAAGTTTTTCACgcaacaaaaaattaattctcctTTTAATTCGAACAAACGTTAACCgacagaaaaaataaaaaaaattaaattatttttttttaatttttttttttagagatCAACATTTattcaaaattatttaattagataattaatttttacctaaataaaaacttaatcaataaaaatataatgtttatgtaatattaaatttatatttttttttaatggaaataaataaattagagtttaatttttgtcatttgttataaattaagtgtgtatatttttaattaaaagaatatacttattctttgtaaataaaaactcctttataacaatttaacatatttattaaaaggtgctgtaaaatttaattcaaattaaatagtaTGCATCACAAAaaaccattatatatataataaaaacaagtatatatatatttaaaaacatatgtttatttatacattctctttattgatttgtttaatactctagcaaagtcattaagcatccaattaataaatcagttttatatatactttatgtaatttcaaatttttaaatatttaaaataaacaaaatgaTAATGTTTATTAACcgtatataaaatatacatttctTTACTTtccattttatattattaacaaataattttaagtaaaaaatagtagaaaaaaaattaaaagaacaaaaaaaaaaaaaaaaatagcattcaaataatataaagtaaaatataaaaagaaaccCCCCCTAAAATATGAACTAAAcagaaatttaataaaagtgaatcaattaaataagaacttaaaatatatcatCAGAAACTTAATTATAATAGAGAAGTAATACTTACATAAAACTAAAAtgtcattattttttttatttttttctctttattcctttcattttttgctaaaaaaatacataatcACTTATGAAAAGTAGTAAagcatttaaaatataaaagcaTACTCcgaattaaattaaattaaatattttccatattttaaaaagcattaaaacaaatatatatttaaaaaaatatataaattattattttatcatttttttttttaaatgaagtgatactattatttattatttaaaaacacAAATAAgtcaaataaaaaacaaataaatttgaattttttataagattCTTTTTGCTATACatcttaataaaaattataactatgaaaaaaagaagcatcttaaaattgttttttctttttttctagcTCAATTGGAATAATATCTGTAGTTTTTCTATGTATTACTGCTAATATGTAGCATGcaactatattttttttttttattcaaaatataaaatttctttcttttctttttcctccttttttaattttattaatttattgttattttaaaaaaatttcatatttcaaaatattttgcATTCAATGCTTTTCTAatttatgcatatataaaattatattgacaattaaaaaaacatgTTTTATGATTTAAGAATTTGAATAttctaaaaatgaaaaatttatcaCAAAATTATGATAGAAAATAGAGGGAAgattatataatatagaaataaagaTTAGAGAATATTTTTCGAAATaaagtaatgaaaataaattaataactATAGAAATAATTAACCATTaaatagttaaaaaaaaaaatcattatgaattatataattttttttacagtactttttaaaattaaagttatatatttaaattcaaAATCTTTAATTCCATATACGTCATTATAAAAGGCAAATTAAACCAAcgaaattataataatttaatttaatgtttctaaaaaaaaatatctatttcacaaaaaaatatttttctttaatcatatataaacatatttagtcaaaaaattattcgtgaaaaaatagaaaatgagaaaaaaatattagattCTCACAAAAAccataatttatatatttgtattaaaAGTAGTTTACTCAGTAGTATAAagtaacaaaaaagaaacaaaatacatttttatatgataattttctaaaataattttttttccttactattttgttaatttttattttatataatatgtaattaatttaaattattactttattttcttctaagaaatattaatttcACCTAAATATAATTTCACTATTGTAAATTACCctgaaaaataaattatatataactttttattatgaaatagttgcatttagaaaatataacaatttaatataaaatctGTTAGTATAATTAATAGTATTATAAccagtaaaaaaaataatacatttacaaatttatctaatttaaatgtaaaaattttaaaataattctatacaaaaagaaaaaaaattttacatttttttactaatattatcatttttattgacataattttaatgctatagtatttttttaacatagTATACAATTCATATTTGAGGGATTTTAtgaatacatatatttatttaattaaatcatttattaaaactaAATAATATACATATGCATAATTACAATTCAGGATTGAATGAATGCTAAAAAAGAATTCAGGAAAAGAAAAACTAGGAATGCTTCAACGTGTAGATTTGATTATGACAGCTGGAAGAAAGATGTCACTAGTAAAATTGATTTTCAACTTAATGATGCTCATATAGAAAGAGATCCTGATAAAAGAAGAGGAATTTGTGAAAAATTCAATGCCTATGcagatgaaaaaaaacaaGAGTTAATAGACGAAAAATGTAAGTTACTGGATGCTCAAGGAGAGTCTACATCCAAATGTAGTGACGAGTGGTCTCAAATTGAAGCACATATAATTGAcaaaataaaagagaaaCCCGGACACCCATGTAACAGAACTTCTAGTAattacacaaaaaaaaaaagtgataaaAATGGGAAAAAAAATAGCAAGAGTGATGAATGTTTAAGACATAGTCAATCGAGTATAAGTAATAGAAATGGAAAGACTGAAGCTCTTTTAATTTCTAACAATTTAAGTACCACTGTCCTCAAGCCTACAATATCTGCAAACACAAGCACGGATTCACAGAATCACAAACCCCTACCTTTGAGTGCACCTAAATCTACACCCTCATCTTTACCAGATAATTCACCTATATCTGCATCAACTTCTGCAAATATATTAGTGTCTACATCAGCACCTGTATCTGCACCTACTACTATTATTCCTACTTCCAATGATTCTATTTTGTCTAAAAGTAATGATAGCTCTAATATGACTGTAGGTTACACACATAATAATATGTTAAATAGTACAACTAACATTTTACTTACTTCGTCTTCACCTATTCaaaatattgataataaaaatatatcccCAACTAATTCTATCACAGTTAAGCCTACAGTAACTACACCTTCTATTATAACTACATCTGCTATTATTCCTATTTCAATTGGATTTGGATCATTTTTTGGAATTCTTATCCTTTTgatctttttatataaagtaaGACCAAATTATCATATAAATGTACAAATAATTCCGTATtcattgtttttttattttaaaataaaattagaataaaaaaatatattttatttattttataaatttatattaatataatagtGTACTCCTATTGGACCATGGCTTGGTAACCGAAaatcaaagaaaaaaaaaaaacagaaaaaaaagaaaaaattacaaatatatagGATGTCAAGGTCTCTAGGATTTCCTTATGAAAAATCAGAAAGTAATAGGAAAAACCTTGAAGCATGTAATAAGacaaataactttatatgtgaaattatattagaaaaagaaattaatgtAAATGAAAGatatgaagaagaagaattaaaagaaaatgaaaatgaagaaaagagagaaagaaaagaaagagaaaaagaacATAATGAAAGATATATAGaaacaaaaagaaatattgtAGCAACAAGGAAAAAGTGGAAATGGAAGGCTGTAATTGAGATACATATGATGATGTTAGAGGAATGTCAAAAAGAGGAATGGGAATTGAATAGAAGAgaatttctaaaaatttGTTTGGAAGAATTTCAAGAAGAAGAAGGTGTATATTATAATGTAATTAATAGGGACTTAATAATGGAAACATATCAAGAAGAAAttactaatatttttttggaACAAAAGCCTTTATGGAAAATATGGGTAGAATGGAATGATAAGTTAATAGAGAAATGGAAAAAAGAACAGTggtttaaaaatttaaagaaaaaatggaaaaaagaGGTAAATAAATCTGTagaattaatgaaaaaagagGAGATGATAGAAGATACAACAAAGGGAACAATTAACCCTATGCTAGAGagacaaaaaataatatggaAGAAGTGGATACAAAAGCAAAATAGGTTACATACTTttgatgaagaaaaattgTTAAAACAGTTAGTAGAACATgcaaaagaagaagaaatgaaaaaaaatatggaaaCAATAGATAGagaaaaaacaataatagATATAGAAGAAAAGGATAAAGCATTTAAGGATTCAAACAAAAATGAATTAGTATCGAGATTAAAGATAGAGATACACATGATGGTATTAGACGAATGGAAAAAAGAAGAGTGgatattaaacaaaaaagaatttcTGAAAACATGCATAGAAGAGTTGAAAATACAGAATAATTCAGATGAAATAACAGAAATTTTagaaatagaagaaataataaaagatattacattagaaaaaaaaaaagatgagttagaaaaaatgaagaaggaaaaatattttattgaatTAAAGCAAGAATGGAAAAAcaaagaaaagaaatatatggaaaaattaaataaagagaACCTATCAggaaataatgaagaaataattgAAAATCCTATGTTACGAAAGCAAATGATTATATGGAAGAAACATTGGGAAGAAATGCGCAAGAAGTTaaagaatgaaaataaaaatgaatccTTTATAATGCTTATGGACGAGTACAACAAAGAAGTCATTAGAAAAGAAGCAGATGAAATTAgcataatagaaaaaaatataaaagaagatgAAATTGAAAAGGGAAGAGAAAAactaaaatatttacaaGAAGAACAAAAAGAGgaaataaatagaaaaggtgaaaaagaaagaaaaaaaaaagaaaaaaagataaaacatATGGAAGAGAATGTAGaagaagaaaagaaaaagaatatttgtATGACATTGAGAAAAAAACCGAAGTGCAAAACTATGATAGAAATACATATGCTAATAATAGAAGACTGTAAGCAAGAGGAATGGGAATCAAAAAGAGAAgaatttttagaaatttGCTTGAATGAATGGTTAAAAGATAAAGGAACAATTAAAGGTGCAATAGACAAAGAAGTCATAATGAAAGGAGAAGAAGAAAGCAGTAATGTagcattaaaaaaacaaaagattTTATCGGAGAAATGGAtaaaaagacaaaaaaaaatgttggaaaaatggaaaaaggAAGAATGGTTTAATAATTTGAAGGAAGAATGGAAAAAGGAGGAacaaatacatataaaaacaataaacAAAATAGAAGTCATGGATAGAGCAAATGAGAtagaaagagaaaaagaattatggAAACAATGGATTGAGAAACAAAAAGAAGTATTTATGAGATATGACAAGGAAATGTGGTTTAATAAGCTTCTAGAAGAGTATGAAAAGGAAGAAGATCAGTgcataataaaagaaaacgAAGAGaacataaaagaaaaaaaaaaaaattcggATAAGAAGAAAAGAGAAGAAGTAATAATAAAGGAAGAAGTAGATAAGAAAACAAAGAAGAAAACGTTAATATCTCATATGTGCATAGAGATACATATGGCAGTATTAGATCAGTGTAAGAAAGAAGAATTAGAGTCTATGAGATATGATTTTCTTAGATCATATatagagaaaaataaaaaaaatgaaagattATATGAACAAGAAACGGGAAATAAGGAAGTagatgaaatagaaaaagagagacaaatgaattttattataGAAAAGAAGAAAGAACAATGGGATTGTTGGAAAAAAGAGGATTGGTATCAAGAATTAAAGTTGAATTGGAAAGAGGAAATGAAGCACATGATAAAAACAAcggataaaataaaagaagaaataataaatcctATGTTAAAAACTCAAACAGTTCAGAGAAAGTGGCAAGAAAaacaaagaaatattttaaagaaatggaataaacaaaataaaatagaaagaCCAACGAAAAAGAGCGAAGATGAAGAAGGAatagaagataaaaataattaaaatgttaaaaaaaaatgatatattacAATATTATAAATCCTAGTATAGtgttggttaataaaaaaattgttattaaccttttgtaaaataaaataagctACTAGTCAAAAAGCGTAAAGTTACTCTTTGGTAAATTTAGATGTATTTCAGAGGATAAATCTAAAGATTTAATATcaaattttttgaatatttatgaaaaaagccttttttttaataatccaTATATTAGCAGTATTGGTATAAATCGATCAGTAGTATCCATGTGAAAAATGCAAGAAAGTTAAGTGTCTTTAAAAGTTTAgtgtatttattaaataaagagTTAATTAAGTCAAAAAGCACATACTTTAGTTCtggaaaaaaagaattattaaacaaaaatgtaatattatttttacttcatggtattaaaaaatgtgaagatgtatatgaaaaatataagttgtcttaaatttttttaaagattaatcaataaatgatattattaagatattttaaataacattaggaattattaataaataaatatgtattatttgtatatataagatattagataaataaaagacgttattaatttttctgtTTGAAATTTTGATTCATTAATTGCCTGTTTAATGAATTTGTTAGAGTATTAGTTAATAAAGGATGTTATTGATTTTTTGTGATGCATAAAGTCAGTTTACCTGTTGGGAAAATACCAGTCATATACTGACgctacttaaaaaaaaaaaataaatatagttatatttttttgtttttttaatttttatatatctttgtaattaatttttgtttattttatttttatcctaatttttatatatctgatttattaattatccatttaatgactttgctaagGCATTGAATGAACAAtgtaataaagagcatttttataatttaatatttttatttgtttatgcTTTT
The Plasmodium relictum strain SGS1 genome assembly, contig: PRELSG_00_v1_222, whole genome shotgun sequence DNA segment above includes these coding regions:
- a CDS encoding surface-associated interspersed protein (SURFIN) — translated: MNAKKEFRKRKTRNASTCRFDYDSWKKDVTSKIDFQLNDAHIERDPDKRRGICEKFNAYADEKKQELIDEKCKLLDAQGESTSKCSDEWSQIEAHIIDKIKEKPGHPCNRTSSNYTKKKSDKNGKKNSKSDECLRHSQSSISNRNGKTEALLISNNLSTTVLKPTISANTSTDSQNHKPLPLSAPKSTPSSLPDNSPISASTSANILVSTSAPVSAPTTIIPTSNDSILSKSNDSSNMTVGYTHNNMLNSTTNILLTSSSPIQNIDNKNISPTNSITVKPTVTTPSIITTSAIIPISIGFGSFFGILILLIFLYKCTPIGPWLGNRKSKKKKKQKKKKKLQIYRMSRSLGFPYEKSESNRKNLEACNKTNNFICEIILEKEINVNERYEEEELKENENEEKRERKEREKEHNERYIETKRNIVATRKKWKWKAVIEIHMMMLEECQKEEWELNRREFLKICLEEFQEEEGVYYNVINRDLIMETYQEEITNIFLEQKPLWKIWVEWNDKLIEKWKKEQWFKNLKKKWKKEVNKSVELMKKEEMIEDTTKGTINPMLERQKIIWKKWIQKQNRLHTFDEEKLLKQLVEHAKEEEMKKNMETIDREKTIIDIEEKDKAFKDSNKNELVSRLKIEIHMMVLDEWKKEEWILNKKEFLKTCIEELKIQNNSDEITEILEIEEIIKDITLEKKKDELEKMKKEKYFIELKQEWKNKEKKYMEKLNKENLSGNNEEIIENPMLRKQMIIWKKHWEEMRKKLKNENKNESFIMLMDEYNKEVIRKEADEISIIEKNIKEDEIEKGREKLKYLQEEQKEEINRKGEKERKKKEKKIKHMEENVEEEKKKNICMTLRKKPKCKTMIEIHMLIIEDCKQEEWESKREEFLEICLNEWLKDKGTIKGAIDKEVIMKGEEESSNVALKKQKILSEKWIKRQKKMLEKWKKEEWFNNLKEEWKKEEQIHIKTINKIEVMDRANEIEREKELWKQWIEKQKEVFMRYDKEMWFNKLLEEYEKEEDQCIIKENEENIKEKKKNSDKKKREEVIIKEEVDKKTKKKTLISHMCIEIHMAVLDQCKKEELESMRYDFLRSYIEKNKKNERLYEQETGNKEVDEIEKERQMNFIIEKKKEQWDCWKKEDWYQELKLNWKEEMKHMIKTTDKIKEEIINPMLKTQTVQRKWQEKQRNILKKWNKQNKIERPTKKSEDEEGIEDKNN